A window of Tripterygium wilfordii isolate XIE 37 chromosome 7, ASM1340144v1, whole genome shotgun sequence contains these coding sequences:
- the LOC120002283 gene encoding GDT1-like protein 4 isoform X2 — MSSVLQGFTKSLAITVLSEIGDKTFFAAAILAMRHPRRFVLSGCLAALIVMTILSALVGWSAPNLISRKWTHHITTLLFFGFGLWSLWDGFRGDGEAEELAEVEAKLDAEWKANKGTTKVSSKADDDLKKKRRQFLSQFFSPIFLKAFSITFFGEWGDKSQLATIGLASDENPFGVVLGGVLGQALCTTAAVLGGKSLASQISEKLVALSGGVLFLVFGIQSFLSTAEP; from the exons ATGAGCTCAGTGTTACAG GGTTTTACGAAGTCGCTCGCCATCACTGTGCTATCGGAGATCGGAGACAAGACGTTTTTTGCCGCTGCG ATATTGGCAATGCGTCACCCAAGGAGATTTGTTTTGTCTGGTTGCCTAGCGGCGTTAATT gtGATGACTATTCTTTCTGCCCTTGTTGGTTGGTCTGCTCCAAATCTT ATCTCTCGTAAGTGGACTCATCACATAACAACATTGTTGTTTTTTGGATTTGGGTTGTGGTCACTGTGGGATGGATTCAGGGGTGATGG GGAGGCCGAAGAGTTGGCTGAAGTTGAGGCAAAATTG GATGCTGAATGGAAAGCTAATAAGGGAACAACAAAAGTCAGCAGCAAG GctgatgatgatttgaaaaagaAGAGGCGGCAATTTCTCTCACAGTTCTTCTCTCCCATATTTTTGAAG GCATTTTCCATCACTTTCTTTGGCGAGTGGGGTGACAAGAGCCAG CTCGCTACCATTGGTTTAGCCTCAGATGAGAATCCGTTTGGGGTGGTTCTCGGTGGAGTTCT GGGCCAGGCATTATGTACCACAGCCGCAGTCCTCGGAGGAAAGAGCTTGGCATCTCAAATATCGGAGAAATTA GTTGCACTATCGGGTGGAgttcttttccttgtttttgggATCCAGTCCTTTCTTTCAACGGCGGAGCCTTAG
- the LOC120002283 gene encoding GDT1-like protein 4 isoform X1, producing MFGLLIKGFTKSLAITVLSEIGDKTFFAAAILAMRHPRRFVLSGCLAALIVMTILSALVGWSAPNLISRKWTHHITTLLFFGFGLWSLWDGFRGDGEAEELAEVEAKLDAEWKANKGTTKVSSKADDDLKKKRRQFLSQFFSPIFLKAFSITFFGEWGDKSQLATIGLASDENPFGVVLGGVLGQALCTTAAVLGGKSLASQISEKLVALSGGVLFLVFGIQSFLSTAEP from the exons ATGTTTGGTTTACTGATTAAGGGTTTTACGAAGTCGCTCGCCATCACTGTGCTATCGGAGATCGGAGACAAGACGTTTTTTGCCGCTGCG ATATTGGCAATGCGTCACCCAAGGAGATTTGTTTTGTCTGGTTGCCTAGCGGCGTTAATT gtGATGACTATTCTTTCTGCCCTTGTTGGTTGGTCTGCTCCAAATCTT ATCTCTCGTAAGTGGACTCATCACATAACAACATTGTTGTTTTTTGGATTTGGGTTGTGGTCACTGTGGGATGGATTCAGGGGTGATGG GGAGGCCGAAGAGTTGGCTGAAGTTGAGGCAAAATTG GATGCTGAATGGAAAGCTAATAAGGGAACAACAAAAGTCAGCAGCAAG GctgatgatgatttgaaaaagaAGAGGCGGCAATTTCTCTCACAGTTCTTCTCTCCCATATTTTTGAAG GCATTTTCCATCACTTTCTTTGGCGAGTGGGGTGACAAGAGCCAG CTCGCTACCATTGGTTTAGCCTCAGATGAGAATCCGTTTGGGGTGGTTCTCGGTGGAGTTCT GGGCCAGGCATTATGTACCACAGCCGCAGTCCTCGGAGGAAAGAGCTTGGCATCTCAAATATCGGAGAAATTA GTTGCACTATCGGGTGGAgttcttttccttgtttttgggATCCAGTCCTTTCTTTCAACGGCGGAGCCTTAG
- the LOC120002284 gene encoding ATP-dependent Clp protease adapter protein CLPS1, chloroplastic-like, with amino-acid sequence METAICGRFALSPNHAFNPKPGDKNPLCKGSCVNHGTPMVVSATVASKGGGVLDRPVIERTTPGRESEFDLRKSRKVAPPYRVILHNDNFNKREYVVQVLMKVIPGMTLDNAVNIMQEAHYNGLAVVIICSQADAEEHCMQLRGNGLMSSIEPASGGC; translated from the exons ATGGAGACAGCTATTTGTGGGAGATTTGCTCTCTCGCCCAATCACGCTTTCAATCCCAAACCAG GGGACAAAAACCCTCTTTGTAAAGGGTCATGTGTCAATCATGGAACTCCCATGGTAGTTTCAGCAACAGTAGCAAGCAAAGGAGGTGGGGTATTAGATAGGCCAGTTATTGAAAGAACCACTCCTGGCCGTGAATCAGAATTTGATTTGAG GAAATCCAGGAAAGTAGCTCCTCCTTATCGTGTTATACTGCATAATGACAACTTCAACAAACGAGAGTACGTCGTACAAGTTTTGATGAAGGTCATCCCAGGAATGACGCTTGACAATGCAGTTAACATAATGCAAGAGGCACATTACAACGGCTTGGCTGTGGTGATTATTTGTTCTCAGGCTGATGCTGAAGAACACTGCATGCAACTGAGGGGTAATGGACTAATGAGTTCGATAGAACCTGCTAGCGGTGGCTGCTGA